The following coding sequences lie in one Anguilla rostrata isolate EN2019 chromosome 8, ASM1855537v3, whole genome shotgun sequence genomic window:
- the mplkip gene encoding M-phase-specific PLK1-interacting protein: MHRPNFRHPAPPGGMGLRPGVFRSPTAGFDNVGAGRFPPPVWAYPNAPPSFGPRQGQYCGSPNTPPRDFYGNNGNANNNGGGSGGKGRFYHSPSPGHTSRRPNSSPRYTPPYKKSPYHSQSPGQHMSHQGSPRTSTPFGSTHGRERVTNDVEKYYNPSMLQDPWASLQPVPVTDTQHKGSAERMTNTGRKGRYFN; encoded by the exons ATGCACAGACCGAATTTCCGACATCCCGCTCCACCGGGAGGAATGGGCCTGCGGCCGGGGGTTTTCCGTAGCCCTACAGCTGGATTTGATAACGTAGGAGCAGGCAGGTTTCCTCCGCCTGTTTGGGCTTATCCTAACGCTCCTCCGTCATTCGGGCCGAGGCAGGGGCAATATTGTGGTTCGCCAAATACTCCGCCGAGAGATTTTTATGGTAATAACGGAAATGCTAACAACAATGGTGGCGGGAGCGGTGGGAAAGGGCGTTTTTACCACAGTCCGTCTCCCGGTCACACGTCACGGAGACCGAACTCCAGCCCTAGATACACTCCACCTTACAAAAAATCCCCATACCATTCTCAGAGTCCTGGACAACATATGAGCCATCAG GGTTCGCCACGGACCTCCACCCCGTTCGGGTCGACGCATGGCAGGGAGAGGGTGACAAATGATGTGGAAAAGTATTACAACCCGTCAATGCTCCAGGACCCCTGGGCTAGTCTCCAGCCCGTCCCTGTCACAGACACGCAGCACAAGGGCAGTGCAGAGCGAATGACAAACACGGGCAGGAAAGGGAGATATTTCAACTAG